A section of the Campylobacter porcelli genome encodes:
- a CDS encoding YajQ family cyclic di-GMP-binding protein has product MADEHSFDISASVNMMEVKNALETAKKEVANRFDFKGLKAEIELNEKDKTITLISSSDSKIEALKDIVISKLIKREIPPVALSQKSVENASGGNIKSILKLNDTLDSDNAKKITKAIKDSKIKVNASIRGDEIRVVSKSIDELQNTIKLVKELNLELPLSFKNLK; this is encoded by the coding sequence ATGGCTGATGAGCATAGCTTTGATATAAGTGCAAGTGTCAATATGATGGAAGTCAAAAATGCCCTCGAAACGGCTAAAAAAGAGGTGGCTAATAGATTTGACTTTAAGGGTTTAAAGGCTGAAATTGAGCTAAATGAAAAGGATAAAACCATAACTCTCATTAGCTCAAGCGATTCTAAAATTGAAGCGTTAAAAGATATTGTAATAAGCAAACTTATAAAGCGAGAAATTCCGCCAGTTGCACTAAGCCAAAAGAGCGTAGAAAACGCAAGTGGTGGTAATATTAAATCTATTTTAAAGCTAAATGATACCCTTGATAGCGATAACGCTAAAAAGATCACAAAAGCCATAAAAGATTCTAAAATCAAAGTAAATGCGTCTATTAGAGGTGATGAGATTAGGGTTGTTAGCAAATCAATTGATGAGTTACAAAATACAATTAAGCTTGTAAAAGAGCTAAATTTAGAGCTTCCACTAAGCTTTAAAAATCTAAAATAA
- a CDS encoding D-2-hydroxyacid dehydrogenase, producing the protein MKIVCLDANTLGNDVDLKSIFGKFGEFISYDMTDENQTIDRLQGADIVLTNKVLITKDVIAKTNLKLICVTATGVNNIDLEAAKNANIVVKNVAGYSTNSVVQQTFANILAIRNSTSYYENYGKSSDGWAKSPIFVNLDRPIFELSNKKFCVVGLGTIGLEVAKVAQAFGCEVCYYSTSNNNSNPNFKRVSFEEVLKCDIISIHAPLNENTKNLFNAKALDELKDGAMLVNSGRGGIVDEEKIANLIDERKIYFITDVLEKEPIRANHPLLKVKNKDRLMITPHIAWASVEARKKLIELSAKNIEDFLKG; encoded by the coding sequence ATGAAAATAGTATGTTTAGATGCTAATACCTTGGGTAATGATGTGGATTTAAAGAGCATATTTGGCAAATTTGGGGAGTTTATCAGCTATGATATGACTGATGAAAATCAGACTATAGATAGACTTCAAGGTGCTGATATTGTGCTAACAAATAAGGTTTTAATCACAAAAGATGTAATTGCAAAAACAAATTTAAAATTAATTTGCGTTACGGCAACTGGTGTAAATAATATAGATTTAGAAGCGGCTAAAAATGCAAATATAGTAGTAAAAAATGTCGCTGGCTACTCCACTAATAGCGTAGTCCAACAAACTTTTGCTAATATTTTAGCCATTAGAAATAGCACAAGCTACTATGAAAATTATGGTAAAAGTAGCGATGGCTGGGCTAAAAGTCCGATATTTGTAAATTTAGATAGACCGATATTTGAGCTTAGTAATAAGAAATTTTGCGTTGTTGGTCTTGGAACGATTGGTCTTGAAGTGGCTAAGGTAGCACAAGCCTTTGGTTGTGAAGTCTGCTACTACTCAACAAGCAATAATAACTCAAATCCAAATTTCAAAAGAGTTAGCTTTGAAGAGGTTTTAAAATGCGATATAATCAGCATTCACGCACCACTTAATGAGAATACAAAAAATCTTTTTAATGCTAAGGCTTTAGATGAGTTAAAAGATGGAGCAATGCTCGTAAATAGCGGTCGTGGCGGGATCGTTGATGAGGAAAAAATCGCAAATTTAATCGATGAGCGTAAGATTTATTTTATCACTGATGTGCTTGAAAAAGAGCCAATTAGAGCTAATCACCCTTTATTAAAAGTCAAAAATAAAGATAGATTGATGATTACTCCGCATATTGCTTGGGCTAGTGTGGAGGCTAGAAAAAAACTAATTGAGCTAAGTGCTAAAAATATAGAAGATTTCTTAAAGGGGTGA
- a CDS encoding phosphatidate cytidylyltransferase yields MRNRIMVGIALFVAFLVIAVLDIFWLNFIIFGAILALAVLESLNLYNLKQKSIVVIAVVFFTLLPFVGGIQDVFKIIILNLVVVASVLAYSKNENLKLILPFIYPVAPIFILFAIYQSYGVSALFWLIFTIIASDSGAYFVGKFFGKRSFSPSSPNKTLEGVCGGLIIGIIFGIISGLFLMDIAFIIVVLCSVGVVIFGIFGDLFESYLKRLAGVKDSGVLLGEQGGILDRIDGYLFGVLAMYMVLI; encoded by the coding sequence ATGAGAAATAGAATTATGGTTGGCATAGCCTTATTTGTGGCGTTTTTGGTTATAGCGGTGCTAGATATTTTTTGGCTCAATTTCATAATTTTTGGTGCTATTTTAGCTTTAGCGGTGCTAGAGAGCTTAAATCTTTATAATCTTAAACAAAAATCTATAGTTGTGATTGCGGTGGTGTTTTTTACCTTACTTCCATTTGTTGGTGGGATACAAGATGTTTTTAAGATTATTATCTTAAATTTAGTTGTGGTAGCTAGTGTTTTAGCATATTCTAAAAATGAGAATTTAAAGCTTATTTTGCCTTTCATCTATCCAGTTGCGCCTATTTTTATACTATTTGCGATATATCAAAGTTATGGTGTTTCGGCGTTATTTTGGCTGATTTTTACTATTATTGCTAGTGATAGTGGGGCGTATTTTGTGGGAAAATTTTTTGGTAAGAGAAGTTTTAGCCCATCAAGCCCAAATAAGACGCTTGAGGGGGTATGTGGCGGATTGATTATAGGTATAATTTTTGGGATAATATCTGGGCTATTTTTAATGGATATTGCTTTTATTATCGTTGTTTTATGTAGTGTTGGGGTTGTGATTTTTGGTATATTTGGCGATCTGTTTGAGAGCTATTTAAAGCGTTTAGCTGGCGTTAAAGATAGCGGAGTGCTACTTGGAGAGCAAGGTGGAATTTTAGATAGAATTGATGGATATTTATTTGGCGTTTTAGCGATGTATATGGTGCTTATATGA
- the gltX gene encoding glutamate--tRNA ligase, whose protein sequence is MITTRFAPSPTGFLHIGGLRTALYNYLYARKNGGKFLLRIEDTDLKRNSQEATIAIREAFNWCGLDYDGSVEYQSKRFDIYKKYINQLLESGKAYKCYTTQDELAKMRADAEAKKLRPKYDGRYRDFTGTPPQGIEPVIRIKAPLDGVIEFKDGVKGDIKFNCSDILDDFIIARSDGSPTYNFCVVIDDALMGVSHIIRGDDHLSNTPKQIILYEALGFEIPQFFHVAMINGSDGAKLSKRHGATDVMEYKNMGYLPEALLNFLVRLGWSHGDDEIFSLHQMIELFDPYNLSKSASTYNQSKLEWLNAHYIKSLPFERLADDMLYFGIDFRAIDKGQMLLDLLRERSKTLLELKASALAIINQPTDYDQNAVKKFINDDNKLLLSQFADFIKSQEMDAKAIEEMVNEFLAKKERKLKDLAQPIRIAITGGAVSPSIFEVIEFIGLDELKLRIQNFLKSL, encoded by the coding sequence ATGATAACTACAAGATTTGCTCCATCTCCAACTGGATTTTTACACATTGGCGGACTTAGAACGGCACTATATAACTATCTTTACGCTCGTAAAAATGGTGGCAAATTTCTTCTTCGCATTGAAGATACCGATCTTAAGCGAAACTCGCAAGAGGCTACAATCGCTATTAGAGAGGCGTTTAATTGGTGTGGGCTAGATTATGATGGAAGCGTAGAGTATCAATCAAAAAGATTTGATATTTATAAAAAATATATTAATCAACTATTAGAAAGTGGCAAAGCCTATAAATGCTACACAACTCAAGATGAGTTAGCAAAGATGAGAGCTGATGCTGAAGCTAAGAAATTAAGACCAAAATATGATGGAAGATATAGAGATTTTACTGGCACTCCACCACAAGGAATTGAGCCTGTAATTCGCATAAAGGCTCCGCTTGATGGAGTGATTGAGTTTAAAGATGGAGTTAAAGGGGATATTAAATTTAATTGTAGCGATATACTAGATGATTTTATCATCGCTAGAAGTGATGGGTCGCCTACATATAATTTTTGTGTAGTTATAGATGATGCACTTATGGGGGTTTCGCATATCATTAGGGGGGACGATCATCTAAGCAACACTCCAAAGCAAATTATCTTATATGAGGCTCTTGGGTTTGAAATTCCGCAGTTTTTCCATGTGGCTATGATAAATGGAAGTGATGGGGCTAAACTAAGCAAAAGGCACGGGGCTACTGATGTTATGGAGTATAAAAATATGGGTTATTTGCCTGAAGCACTTTTAAATTTCCTTGTGCGTTTAGGCTGGAGCCACGGCGATGATGAGATATTTAGCTTACACCAAATGATAGAGCTATTTGACCCATATAATCTTAGCAAATCAGCCTCTACATACAATCAATCAAAATTAGAGTGGCTAAATGCGCACTATATAAAATCATTGCCATTTGAGAGACTTGCAGATGATATGCTATATTTTGGGATAGATTTTAGAGCTATTGATAAAGGTCAAATGCTCCTAGATTTGCTAAGGGAGCGTTCAAAAACTCTCTTAGAACTAAAAGCTTCGGCTCTTGCTATCATCAATCAACCAACAGATTATGACCAAAATGCTGTGAAAAAATTTATAAATGATGATAATAAATTACTTTTAAGCCAATTTGCTGATTTTATTAAAAGCCAAGAGATGGACGCTAAGGCTATAGAAGAGATGGTAAATGAATTTTTAGCCAAAAAAGAGAGAAAATTAAAAGATCTAGCCCAGCCAATCAGAATCGCAATAACAGGCGGTGCAGTAAGCCCTAGTATATTTGAAGTTATTGAATTTATCGGACTCGATGAGTTAAAATTAAGAATACAAAACTTCCTAAAATCACTATAG
- a CDS encoding coproporphyrinogen III oxidase family protein has protein sequence MKSLFLIQNLAIKYAKFSLNKSLKSQLNLDLLPNYQTKTPDPNINYMLYAHVPFCHTFCPYCSFHKYAYDESLAKEYFKNLRLEMEQIYKLGYKFNSMYVGGGTTLINESELIKTLELAKKLFNIDEISCESDPNHIEIQNLNRFKGLIKRLSIGVQSFNDEILKKVGRYDKFGSSQTLITKLKNAINVLPITSIDLIFNFPNQTKDMLINDINLAKSIDADQITFYPLMKSSLTKDKIASALGLSKNDNEYEFYTIIEESFKDYYKSNAWSYAKKKLALNDEYVSSKHEYLGIGSGGFSFLNGELFINAFNLNEYNSKIQNHQSSIIANCKFNKKERIKYLFLTEIFSGFIDISKFNQTNNTDLLKMLNIELKLLKLIKAIKIQNNIIQSTQFGRYLWLSLMKEFYTGMDRVRAIFKDDSKIKNSSKINIMKTQI, from the coding sequence ATGAAATCTCTATTTTTAATCCAAAATTTAGCTATCAAATATGCTAAATTTTCTCTAAATAAATCCTTAAAATCTCAACTAAATTTAGATCTTTTACCAAATTACCAGACCAAAACCCCAGACCCAAATATAAACTATATGCTATATGCTCATGTGCCATTTTGCCATACTTTTTGTCCATATTGCTCATTTCACAAATACGCTTATGATGAGAGCTTGGCTAAGGAGTATTTTAAAAATTTGCGTTTAGAGATGGAGCAAATTTATAAATTAGGATACAAATTCAACTCTATGTATGTAGGTGGCGGGACAACTTTAATAAACGAAAGTGAGCTTATAAAAACACTTGAGCTAGCCAAAAAGCTATTTAATATAGATGAAATTTCATGCGAAAGCGACCCAAATCACATTGAAATTCAAAATCTCAATCGTTTTAAAGGGTTAATTAAGCGTCTAAGTATTGGGGTGCAAAGCTTTAATGATGAGATTTTAAAAAAAGTTGGAAGGTATGATAAATTTGGCTCAAGCCAAACTCTAATCACAAAGCTAAAAAACGCTATTAATGTATTGCCAATTACTAGCATTGATCTGATATTTAACTTCCCAAATCAAACAAAAGATATGTTAATTAATGATATAAATTTAGCCAAAAGCATTGACGCAGACCAAATCACATTCTACCCACTGATGAAATCTAGTCTTACAAAAGACAAAATCGCCTCTGCTCTTGGCCTAAGTAAAAATGACAATGAGTATGAGTTTTACACCATTATAGAAGAGAGTTTTAAAGATTATTATAAGAGTAATGCGTGGTCATATGCTAAAAAGAAATTAGCCTTAAATGATGAGTATGTCAGCTCAAAGCACGAGTATCTAGGGATAGGAAGTGGTGGATTTAGCTTTCTTAATGGGGAGCTTTTTATAAATGCTTTTAACCTAAATGAGTATAATAGCAAAATTCAAAACCACCAAAGCTCCATAATCGCAAATTGTAAATTTAATAAAAAAGAGCGGATAAAATATCTATTTTTAACTGAAATTTTTAGCGGTTTTATCGATATTTCAAAATTTAATCAAACAAACAATACAGATCTTTTAAAAATGCTAAATATAGAATTAAAATTATTAAAACTAATTAAAGCTATTAAAATTCAAAATAATATAATCCAATCAACCCAATTTGGCAGATATTTGTGGCTTAGCTTGATGAAGGAGTTTTACACTGGAATGGATAGAGTAAGAGCTATTTTCAAAGATGATAGCAAGATCAAAAATAGCTCTAAAATAAATATAATGAAAACACAAATTTAA
- a CDS encoding SurA N-terminal domain-containing protein, whose product MIKNLIFALLFLALNASARYVGGLVATVDNEPITTYELNSVMNKTKLNKDEALNLLIRDKLEIAQVKKLNITVSEFEIDQKIAQLAAANNMSVNSFKSVVKSRGTSDEQLREDMQISIKKEKLYASILNAPNQNITPQNARRFYENNAGMFLRFDSISLIRYISNDNEALNLQAKDYKADIKGVKKEHLNLSSSKIAPNLIYIFNNTQNGEFTPILESPVGLERFYIISKNGSVLPPFEAVEQAVVNAMIEQEREAAMMDYFNKLKAKANIKYIQK is encoded by the coding sequence ATGATAAAAAATTTAATTTTTGCTTTGCTATTTTTAGCCCTTAATGCTAGTGCTAGATATGTAGGTGGGCTAGTTGCGACTGTGGATAATGAGCCAATTACTACCTATGAGCTAAATAGCGTGATGAATAAAACAAAATTAAATAAAGATGAGGCGTTAAATTTATTAATAAGAGATAAGTTAGAGATAGCTCAAGTAAAAAAATTAAATATCACTGTGAGCGAATTTGAAATAGATCAAAAAATTGCTCAATTAGCCGCAGCTAATAATATGAGTGTTAATAGCTTTAAATCTGTGGTAAAATCAAGAGGCACGAGCGATGAGCAGCTTAGAGAGGATATGCAAATTTCGATAAAAAAAGAGAAGCTTTATGCGAGTATTTTAAATGCTCCAAACCAAAATATCACCCCACAAAACGCTAGGAGATTTTATGAGAATAATGCGGGGATGTTTTTGCGTTTTGATAGTATTAGCTTGATTCGCTATATCTCTAATGATAATGAAGCGTTAAATTTACAAGCTAAGGATTATAAAGCAGATATTAAAGGGGTGAAAAAGGAGCATTTAAATTTAAGCTCATCTAAGATCGCTCCAAATCTTATATATATCTTTAATAACACTCAAAATGGCGAATTTACCCCTATTTTAGAAAGCCCTGTTGGGTTAGAGAGATTTTATATCATATCTAAAAACGGATCAGTTTTACCGCCATTTGAAGCTGTGGAACAAGCCGTGGTAAATGCGATGATAGAGCAAGAAAGAGAGGCTGCTATGATGGATTATTTTAACAAGTTAAAGGCAAAAGCAAATATAAAATATATCCAAAAATAG
- a CDS encoding DUF411 domain-containing protein: MKKYIFALALALPMLAQDKVIDVYKSPVCGCCELWESYMEKNGYKINSYAKEDFMKIKESLDIKSQYQSCHTGVIDGYAIEGHVPSSAVAWLLENKPDGVIGISAPGMPMGSPGMEQGAPEKYPVILMKKDGSSELFGYYIGDKKI, translated from the coding sequence ATGAAAAAATATATATTTGCTCTTGCTTTGGCTCTACCTATGTTGGCACAAGATAAGGTAATTGATGTTTATAAGTCTCCAGTTTGTGGTTGTTGTGAGCTTTGGGAGAGCTATATGGAGAAAAATGGCTATAAAATCAACTCTTATGCTAAAGAGGATTTTATGAAAATCAAAGAGAGTCTAGATATCAAATCTCAGTATCAAAGTTGTCATACCGGCGTTATCGATGGCTATGCTATTGAGGGTCATGTGCCTAGTAGTGCTGTGGCTTGGCTACTAGAAAATAAACCTGATGGCGTGATAGGAATTTCAGCCCCTGGTATGCCTATGGGAAGTCCTGGAATGGAGCAAGGAGCACCAGAGAAATATCCAGTAATTTTAATGAAAAAAGATGGCTCAAGTGAGCTTTTTGGTTATTATATAGGCGATAAAAAGATTTAA
- a CDS encoding disulfide isomerase, translating to MKFKKLFLAFSLLLAVGANAITEGKEYIKLPKQAEFNNAQNSVIEIFSYGCIHCYNHFKNGTLKFVSEMLPDLKYDEWQVHQMGVFGFEMSNVLGYAKSLDEKNDLSTLSAKSNFHQVLKGFFEDAFVNKKSYKNGEEFYQRAASILKANGVQNASVKTIIDYANSKDGKAYAKLTSQALEVAKISGTPGFVVNGKYLINIEHVNSQEELVEIISEIIKLK from the coding sequence ATGAAATTTAAAAAACTTTTCTTAGCATTTTCTTTGCTACTTGCTGTTGGTGCAAACGCAATTACTGAAGGCAAAGAGTATATAAAACTACCAAAACAGGCTGAATTTAATAATGCACAAAATAGCGTTATTGAGATCTTTAGCTATGGGTGCATTCACTGCTATAATCACTTCAAAAATGGCACGCTTAAATTTGTATCTGAAATGTTACCAGATCTTAAATATGATGAGTGGCAAGTGCATCAAATGGGTGTATTTGGCTTTGAGATGAGCAATGTTTTAGGCTATGCTAAAAGCCTAGATGAGAAAAATGACCTAAGCACTCTAAGTGCAAAATCAAATTTTCACCAAGTTTTAAAAGGCTTTTTTGAAGATGCTTTTGTAAATAAAAAATCATATAAAAATGGCGAAGAATTCTATCAAAGAGCCGCAAGTATCCTAAAAGCAAATGGCGTCCAAAATGCTAGTGTAAAAACCATAATAGACTACGCTAACTCAAAAGATGGCAAAGCCTATGCCAAGCTAACCTCTCAAGCTCTAGAAGTGGCTAAAATCAGTGGAACTCCAGGCTTTGTAGTAAATGGCAAATACTTAATCAATATCGAACATGTAAATAGTCAAGAGGAGCTAGTAGAGATAATCTCTGAAATAATCAAGCTAAAATAG
- a CDS encoding malic enzyme-like NAD(P)-binding protein, with product MSLKQKALDYHIGGKIEINVKKPCVSAEDLSLAYSPGVAEPCMEINNDNELSYKYTNKGNLVAVITDSTAVLGLGDIGAVAGKPVMEGKSVLFKKFANVDAFDIELGEKDPDKIVEICKALAPTFGGINLEDIAAPKCFYIEKKLQESVNIPVMHDDQHGTAIITTAGLLNALEINGKDISKIKVVVSGSGAAGIACAKMYQSVGVKNIIMCDSKGVIHSKRDDLTEQKREFAIDTDDRTLSDALRGADMFLGLSKAKLLSHDMVKSMASNPIIFALANPEPEIRPEVAYAIRDDIIIGTGRSDYPNQVNNVLGFPFIFRGALDVRATKITENMKIAAAQALAKLAKESVSSEVCKAYNVSEIKFGKDYIIPKPFDPRVLFTVAPAVAKAAVEDGVALVKEFDEASYIQKLKKLF from the coding sequence ATGAGTTTAAAGCAAAAAGCTCTTGACTATCATATAGGTGGCAAGATAGAAATCAATGTCAAAAAACCTTGCGTTAGCGCTGAAGATTTAAGCCTTGCATACTCTCCAGGGGTGGCTGAGCCTTGCATGGAGATAAATAACGATAACGAACTATCCTATAAATACACAAACAAAGGCAACCTAGTAGCAGTAATCACCGATAGCACGGCGGTTTTAGGCCTTGGCGATATCGGTGCAGTAGCTGGAAAGCCTGTAATGGAGGGCAAATCTGTTTTGTTTAAAAAATTTGCCAATGTAGATGCTTTTGATATTGAACTTGGTGAGAAAGACCCAGATAAAATAGTTGAAATCTGCAAAGCCCTAGCCCCAACTTTTGGCGGTATAAATTTAGAAGATATAGCTGCGCCAAAGTGCTTTTATATAGAAAAAAAGCTCCAAGAGAGCGTAAATATCCCAGTTATGCACGATGATCAGCACGGCACTGCCATCATCACTACTGCTGGCTTGCTTAATGCTTTAGAGATAAATGGAAAAGATATATCTAAGATTAAAGTTGTAGTAAGCGGTAGCGGAGCAGCCGGAATAGCGTGTGCGAAAATGTATCAAAGCGTAGGGGTTAAAAATATAATTATGTGCGATAGCAAGGGGGTTATACACTCAAAAAGAGATGATTTAACCGAGCAAAAAAGAGAATTTGCCATAGATACAGATGATAGAACTTTAAGCGACGCATTAAGGGGTGCTGATATGTTTTTAGGTCTTTCAAAAGCCAAACTTCTAAGCCACGATATGGTAAAAAGCATGGCTAGTAACCCAATCATATTTGCTCTAGCTAATCCAGAACCTGAAATTAGACCAGAAGTAGCCTATGCGATAAGAGATGATATTATAATAGGCACAGGAAGAAGCGACTACCCAAATCAGGTAAATAATGTCTTAGGCTTTCCATTTATCTTTCGTGGCGCACTTGATGTAAGAGCGACAAAAATTACTGAAAATATGAAAATTGCCGCCGCACAAGCCCTAGCTAAACTAGCTAAAGAGAGCGTTTCTAGCGAAGTTTGTAAAGCCTATAATGTAAGCGAAATTAAATTTGGCAAAGATTATATAATCCCAAAACCATTTGATCCTAGAGTTTTATTCACAGTTGCTCCAGCTGTAGCAAAAGCTGCCGTAGAAGATGGGGTGGCATTGGTAAAAGAGTTTGATGAGGCCTCTTACATACAAAAGCTTAAAAAATTATTTTAA